Part of the Acidimicrobiales bacterium genome, GGCGTCGCGGCGGTGGCACCGGCGTTGCGGCCATGTGTGCCGGCGGTGGGATGGGTTCCGCGGTGGTCCTCGAGGTCCCGGCTCCCTAGCCGACGGCAGATGGCCGTGCTGCGGCGAGGTGGTGTCGCTCGATCCGAACGGGGGAGGGCCGGCCGAGGCTGATCGTCACCAGTCGACGACGGGATCCGGTGGGAAGATCTCGTCGCGTTCCGCGGCCAGACGGGCGCAGTCCCAGTCGGCGTCGACCCGTTGCCAGATCACCGGGTTGAGGGACGGATCGGGCACCTGCTCCCACTGGGCGGGCGTGATGAAGATCTCGTTGCTGGCACCGAGTACCAGCTGCTCGGACGAGTCGGTGATCGTGCCCACGAGACGGTCGGGGGACTCCTGGGTGACGTCGTACTCGAAGATCTCCCGCCGGGCGATGTAGAGGTCGCCCTCGATGTCGTCGGTGATGCGGATGTGGGCGGTGACCCCGGGGAAGCCGTCGCCGTCGCTGTCGACGATCCGGGGGTCGTCGGGGTCGGTCGGCAGCGCGTCGTTGGCGGGATCGGCCAGATCGATGCCGATCGGTGTGGGGGTCGCGGGTCGGACGACGCGGAGCCGGCCATCGACCGACGAGACCTCGACCGGCGTGTCGATCGGGATGATGGCGGAGGTCGCCTCGTCGGAGATCGACGTGTCGATGCCCTGGTCGTTCGCCATCTCGGCGTGGCAGAAGCGTTGGCGGTTCCAGAGCACGCCGTCGCGCAGTTCCAGATCGCTGAAGCCGGTCGAGATGATGAGGCTCTTGAACACGTCGTCCTCGTAGGCGACGGCATCGAAGTGGGCCCAACGCCCGACGAGATCCTCTGCCCCGGCGGGCAGGATGTCGGCCGGCTCCGGCGCGACGCTGGTGGTCGACACGGGCGCGGCGGGAGCGGCCGTATCGCTGTCGTCGCTGCATCCGGACACGGCGAGGAGCAGCGCGGTGCCGACCACGAGAGGGCGCAGGCAACGGATCCGTTGAGAAGGGCAGGCGACGGTCATCGGGGCAGAGGCCATCACGACGCGTGCCCGGAGGCCAAGGCGAGGAGCGATCGTCGACCGCGTCGGCTCCGCCGGGAATCTCAGTTGTCGGGTTCCTCGCGGATCTCGTTGCGGGGCCCGCCGGACCACCAGACATCGATACGCGAACGGTGGTCGTCGGAACGGAACTCGACCTTCCAGCCGGGTGACTCCGGTTCGATCGTGACTTCGAAGTCCGTGTTCGCGTTCGCCCACAGCACGGTCACCCCGGTCGCCGAGAACGAGATGGCGGTCGACCCGCCGACGAGGTCGAACTGTTGGGTCTGGGCGGGAGCCGCTGGCGCAGTCGTGGTGGTCGCCGGCGGCTGTGTCGTGGTGGTGCTCGTCGACGGCGTGGTCGGTGCCGCGGGTGCCGAAGTGGTGGTGGTCGGCGTGGGCCCGCTCGACGGGGTGGGTGCAGTCGATGGTGTGGGTGCCGTCGACGGTGTCGGGGTGGTCGATGGTGTGGTCACGCCCGACGGCGAAAGGGGGACCGACGAGTCGATCGGCGCCCCGGGTGCGGTTGTCGTCGTGCTCGATTGCGCCGCGTCGACGTCTGCGCTCGACGCCAAGGTGTCCGCGGCGAGTTCATCGGCCACTGCGGCCGCGATCTCCCTCGCGGGAGCGGGATCGACGATCTCGTCGTCGACGACGGAGACTCCTGCCCACGCGACGGCCACCGCCGTGCAGGTGGCGAGGAGCCAGAGAGCCGTGAACCCGATCTGTTTCATGGCTCCAGTGTCGTGGAGAGGCGGTCGGTCGCGGGTGAAGCGAACCCTAAATGCTTCCTAAACGGCCCACGACTCCGACACCGTCACGTACCTTCATGCGATGGCATCCGTGTTCGTCGTCGAGGATGAGTTCCAGATCCGTGAGCTCGCGGTGCGCGCACTCGCCGATGCCGGTCATGTCGTGCGGTCCGAGGCATCGGCGATGGCGGCGCTGCAGGGGATCGTCGACAGTGCGCCCGACGTGGTCGTCCTCGACCTCGGGTTGCCCGATCTCGACGGCGGCGACCTGCTCCGAATGATCCGCGCCGTGTCGGATGTGCCCGTGATCATCGCGACGGCCCGTGACGACGACGCCGAGATCGTCCGCCTGCTCGATGCCGGCGCCGACGAATACGTCGTCAAGCCGTACTCCGGCCCGCAACTGGAAGCGCGCGTGCGGGCCCTGCTGCGCCGCGTCGAATCGAGTGGCGCCTCGCGATCGTTGGAAGTGGGAGGGCTGCGCATCGACCTCCGCGGTCGCACGGTCGAGCTCGATGGTCAGACCCTCTCCTGCAACCGCAAGGAATTCGACCTGCTCGCCTACCTGGCCGCCAATGAGGGTCGTGTCGTCTCTCGCGAGGAGCTGTTCGCGGAGGTATGGCGCGAGCCCTACGGAGGTGCCGACAAGACCATCGATGTGCACCTGTCGTGGTTGCGGCGGAAGCTGGGTGAGTCGGCGCAGGCCCCCCGATACCTCCATACGGTGCGCGGGGTGGGTGTGAAGCTCGTCGACCCCGCATGAGGCGCCGGCTGATCCTCGTCTTCGTGGCAGTGTCGACGCTCGTCGCCCTGGCCTTCGTCGTCCCGCTCGGGTTCCTCGTGGCCCGCACCGCCGAGGACCGGTCGTTGGACGGCGCTCGGGCCGACGCGGCGGCGATCGTTCCGGCGCTGGTCGCGGGAGCCACTCGGGACACGATCGAATCCGTGATGCTCTCGACCGATGCCGGGCGGCAGGGCCGACTCACCGTCGTCACCTCGCAGGGCTGGAACATCGGCCCCGATGTCGAGATGTCCGAACGAATGGACGCGGCGCTGCGCGACGGCCTGTCGGCGATCGGGAGTACCGCGGGCGGTATCGAGGTCGTGTCCGCGGTGGCGACGGGGCCGGATCAGCTCTCGGTGATCCGGGTCTTCGTGCCCGATGCCCAGCGTCGGGAGGGGCAGTACCGGGCATGGGGCGCGTTGGCCGGCGTGGGTGGTCTGCTCGTCCTGATCTCGGTGGTCGTGGCCGATCGGCTGAGCCGCAGCGTGGTCCAGCCGACGCAGGACCTCGCGGCAGCAGCGCGGCGCCTCGGTGACGGCGATCTGGATTCGCGCGTCGACCCCGACGGGCCGGAGGAGCTCGTGGAGCTCGCCGACGTGTTCAATGCCCTCGGGAGCCGGGTGTCGGGAATGCTCGAGCGGGAGCGTGAGCTGGTGGCCGAGCTGTCCCACCGCCTCCGTACCCCGTTGACGAAGTTGCGGATGCGCCTGGATCAGGTCGACGACGCCGAGCTGGCCGCGCAGCTGGCGATCGACCTCGACGATGTCACGGCAGTGGTGAACGACCTGATCCACGAAGCGAGAGGACTGATCGAGGCGTCGAGCGGCTGCGATGCCGCCGACGTGGTCACCCGGCGCGCCGAGTTCTGGCAGGTGCTGGCCGAGGATCAGGAGCGGCCGTGGCGTTTCGAGCCCGGCGGCGGCCCACTCCGGGTCCAGGTGCCCGAAGCCGAGCTCGCCGCCGCGATCGACGTCGTGCTCGAGAACGCGTTCTCGTACACCGACGAAGGGGTCGCGCTGTCCGTCGGTTTCGAGGCCGGCGACGAGACGGTGCGGATCTGGGTTGCCGACGCCGGCCCGGGGTTCAGCGAGGAATCTCTCGAACGCGGCACATCCGGATCGGGTTCCACCGGACTCGGCCTCGACATCGTCCGCCGCCTGGCCGACAAGGCCGATGGGTCGTTCGTGGTCGGCGCCGGCCGGCTGGGCGGCGCCGAGGTCATGCTGGTGCTCCCCCTCGACACCTCGCGGCCCCGCGAGCGCAGCTCGCGGTTTTAGGACTGTTCTAAGCCGCGCAGAGGGACCGCTTATCACCGGCTCTCGCACGATGCCCTCAGTAGCCACAACAACTGAGGTCCATCATGAAGTCCCTATTCCGCAACCTTCGCAACGGTGCGACAGCGGCAACCATCACCGTGGTCGTGCTCGCCGGCACCGCCTTCGCCCTGGCCTCGTCGCCGAGCGAGTCCGGTTCGTCGTCGTCGGTCGTCGCCTCGTCCGTCGCCCGGACGGCATCGACGCAGTCCGTCGCTCTCGAGGTCGGCGGCCAGCTCGCCATTCCCGTCGAGGACGCCGGCATGGTGACCGTGCAACGGGATGCCGCGACCCTGTCCGTCGTGTCGGCCGACGCAACGTCCGGCTGGCGGGCATCCGTCGAGGTGCCGGTCGGACGCGAAGTCGAAGTGACCTTCCGCTCCGGTGACCGACGTCTGGACCTCAATGTCGAGCTCGAGGACGGTCAGCTCCGGATCCGCGTGCGGGCCCGTGACGGTGCCGACGACGACCGCTCGTCCTCGTCCTCCTCGTCCTCCTCGTCGTCCTCCTCCTCCTCCTCCTCCTCCTCGTCGTCCTCGTCCTCGTCGTCGACCACGGTGCCGTCGGCGCCATCGACGACGTTGCCGGCGGCATCGCCGACGGCCGGCCCCGCCCGGACGGTCGACGTGCTCGATGCCGGCACTGCGACCTTCGTGTTCGACGGCTCGCAGCTACTGATCACCGATGTCACCGCGAACGACGGCTGGTCGGTCAGCGTCGAGCGTTCGGTGGGTCGTGAGGTCGAGGCCTCCTGGCGCGGCGATGGTCGAGTCGATCTGAACCTCGAGCTCGAGGACGGTCAGATCCGCATCCGGATCCGCGATCGGCGCACCGACACCCGCACCGAGACCTCCATCTCGACCGGGTCGTCATCGACGCCCTCGACTCCCTCGACCCCGTCGACGCCCTCGACTCCGGCGACCCCTTCGACCACGCCGACCGTACCCACCACGAGTGTGCCCTCGTCGACCACTTCGACGACTGTGCCCGCACCGGTGGCCGGGCCGCCCCGCACGATCAGCGTGCTCGATGCGGGCAACGCGACCTTCGTGTTCGACGGCTCGCAGCTGGTGCTCACCAACGTGTCGGCCAACCCCGGCTGGTCGGTCAATGTCGAACGGAGCTCGGGTCGAGAGGTCGAGGCCACATGGAGTGGCGATGACCGGGTCGATCTGAACCTCGAGCTGGAAGACGGTCAGATCCGCATCCGGATCCGCGATCGGCGCACCGACACCCGCACCGAGACCTACGTCGCCGCCTGAGGCAACTGTCCGACGACCGGGACGACTCCTCCCATCGGAGGGTTCGTCCCGGTCGTCGTCGCGCCCGGCCCGTGTGGCGATTCGGCAGGGGTGACCGGCATGATGCGGACTCCTCCGACGAAAGCCCTGCCATGGATGCGTTCCTGATCAGCGTCGGCGTCATCTTCGTCGCCGAGCTCGGCGACAAGAGCCAGCTGATGGCGATGACGTTCGCCACGCGCTATCCGGCCGCGACCATTCTCGCTGCCATCACCGCGGCCACGGCGCTGGTCCACCTGTTCAGTGTCCTCTTCGGTGCCGCAGTCGGTTCTGCGTTGCCCACCGATGCCATCTCCGTGGTCGCCGGTCTCGCCTTCCTCGGGTTCGCCGCCTGGACGTTGAAAGGCGACAGCCTCGACGACGACGAGACGGCCCGTGCACACAGCGGTTCGAGGTCGGCGTTCGTCACCGTCGGGTCGGCGTTCTTCCTCGCCGAGCTCGGCGACAAGACCATGCTCGCCACGGTGACGCTGGCGACCGACAACGGCCTGGTCGGTACCTGGCTCGGCTCGACGCTCGGAATGGTCGCCGCCGACGCCCTCGCGATCGTGGTCGGCCATCAGCTCGGTGCGCGCCTGCCCGAGCGTGCGATCAAGATCGGCGCCGCGGTCGTCTTCGCGGTGCTCGGCGTTGCGTTGATAGCCGAGTCGTTCCGCTGACCGGTCGCGCGCCGGGGCACGGTCGCCGGTCGGCGGTGTAGTTTCCGCGGCCATGGAACTCGAGGGAAAGATCGCCGTGGTCACGGGTGGTGCCAGCGGTATCGGCCGAGCGCTCGTCGAGCGCTTCCACGCGGAGGGGGCGGCGCATGTCGTGGTCGTCGATCGCGACGGTGACGGCGCGCGGGCCGTCGCCGAGTCGGTGCGCGGCACCGGGATCGCATGTGACGTGACCGACGGGGAGGCGATCCGTTCGGTCGTGGAGACGACGGAGCGAGACATCGGTCCGATCGCGCTGTTCGTCTCCAACGCCGGCTACCTCACCGTCGGGGGACTGGAGGCGCCGGTCGCCGACCTCTCCCGCATGTTCGAGGTGCATGTGCTCGCCC contains:
- a CDS encoding response regulator transcription factor, with translation MASVFVVEDEFQIRELAVRALADAGHVVRSEASAMAALQGIVDSAPDVVVLDLGLPDLDGGDLLRMIRAVSDVPVIIATARDDDAEIVRLLDAGADEYVVKPYSGPQLEARVRALLRRVESSGASRSLEVGGLRIDLRGRTVELDGQTLSCNRKEFDLLAYLAANEGRVVSREELFAEVWREPYGGADKTIDVHLSWLRRKLGESAQAPRYLHTVRGVGVKLVDPA
- a CDS encoding HAMP domain-containing sensor histidine kinase, which produces MRRRLILVFVAVSTLVALAFVVPLGFLVARTAEDRSLDGARADAAAIVPALVAGATRDTIESVMLSTDAGRQGRLTVVTSQGWNIGPDVEMSERMDAALRDGLSAIGSTAGGIEVVSAVATGPDQLSVIRVFVPDAQRREGQYRAWGALAGVGGLLVLISVVVADRLSRSVVQPTQDLAAAARRLGDGDLDSRVDPDGPEELVELADVFNALGSRVSGMLERERELVAELSHRLRTPLTKLRMRLDQVDDAELAAQLAIDLDDVTAVVNDLIHEARGLIEASSGCDAADVVTRRAEFWQVLAEDQERPWRFEPGGGPLRVQVPEAELAAAIDVVLENAFSYTDEGVALSVGFEAGDETVRIWVADAGPGFSEESLERGTSGSGSTGLGLDIVRRLADKADGSFVVGAGRLGGAEVMLVLPLDTSRPRERSSRF
- a CDS encoding TMEM165/GDT1 family protein, with amino-acid sequence MDAFLISVGVIFVAELGDKSQLMAMTFATRYPAATILAAITAATALVHLFSVLFGAAVGSALPTDAISVVAGLAFLGFAAWTLKGDSLDDDETARAHSGSRSAFVTVGSAFFLAELGDKTMLATVTLATDNGLVGTWLGSTLGMVAADALAIVVGHQLGARLPERAIKIGAAVVFAVLGVALIAESFR